Below is a genomic region from Candidatus Polarisedimenticolia bacterium.
TTCAAGATCCGCGCGGAGTATAAGCCAGGGCGATCGCCCGCCGCCACCCTCTTGCGAGGCCTGCGATGATTCGCATGGGCGTGGCGGGATGGTCGTACGACGACTGGGGAGGCCTGGTCTATCCGGCCGCGGCTTCGACCCGCTTCGATCGCCTCGCCTACCTGGCGGGATTCTTCGACACCATCGAGATCAACACCAGCTTCTACCGCATCCCCGCGCCGCGCTCGGCGGTTTCCTGGGCGCAGCGCGTGGCAAACCGCCCCGGCTTCCGCTTCACAGTCAAGCTCTACCAGGGCTTCACCCACAAGCGCGAGGAGCTCAAAGGGGGCGA
It encodes:
- a CDS encoding DUF72 domain-containing protein, whose amino-acid sequence is MIRMGVAGWSYDDWGGLVYPAAASTRFDRLAYLAGFFDTIEINTSFYRIPAPRSAVSWAQRVANRPGFRFTVKLYQGFTHKREELKGG